A region of the Acidimicrobiales bacterium genome:
ACCACCGCCGCAACCGAGCTCGGCACCCACCCATCGCGCATCAGCGAACTCGAACGAGGCACCCGCCGACCCCGCGAGCTCGAACACCGCTACCGCACCTGGCTCGACCAACAAGCCTCTTGACCATTCATAGGAGCATCACCGACGGCGGAACCTTGTCTGCGGCGAAGCCATAGGCGGCCGTCGCCGTCAGGCCGGTCTTGCGGCGCACGGTGGATTCTTTGGACCGTTGACCGCGCTCAGCGCGGTCAACGGTCCAAAGAACGAGACCCTTCCACCGATGGGCGGCCATACGTCACCGCCGCCGCCGCCGGCCCGGCGTTCGGTCAACCCCGCCGCCGCCGCTTCAGGCGTCGGCGTGGGAGGCGGTCCAGGCCAGCAGGTCGTCGGCGGCCCAGGTGTTGACGATCTCGTCGACGGCGATGTCGTGCGCCGCTGCCTTGTCGCAGCCGAAGTTCTGCCACTCGAGCTGGCCGGGGGCGTGGGCGTCGGTGTCGATGCTGATCTTGCAGCCCCACTCGAGGGCGAGGTCGAGCAGGTCGTCGGGCGGGTCCTGGCGCTCGGGGCGGCAGTTGATCTCGACGGCCTTGTCGAAGCGGGCGCACGCGGCGAACACGATCTCGGCGTCGAAGTCGGAGGGCGGCCGTCCCCGGCCCACCACCTTGCGGCCCGTGCAGTGCCCCAGGATGTCGGTGTGGGGGCTGGCCATGGCCAACACCATGCGCTGGGTCATCAGTTGGGGTTCCATGCGCAGCTTGGAGTGCACCGAGGCCACGACGACGTCGAGGCGGGCGAGCAGGTCTTCGTCCTGGTCGAGGGTGCCGTCCTCGAGGATGTCGACCTCGATGCCGGTCAGGATGCGGAACGGGGCCAGCTCGGCGTTGAGGGCCTCGATCTCGTCGAGTTGGGCCAGCAGGCGGTCCCGGTTGAGCCCGTGGGCCACGGTGAGGCGGGGGGAGTGGTCGGTCATCACGAGGTACTCGTGGCCGAGGGCCTGAGCCGTAGCGGCCATGTCGGCGATGGGCGCCCCGCCGTCGGACCAGTGCGAGTGCAGGTGGCAGTCCCCTCGCAGCGCCTCCCGGATGTCACGGCCCGCTCCGAGGGGGACGACCGTGGACTCCTCGAGCTTGCGCTGGTACTCGGGCACGAGGCCCTTCGCCGCCTCGGCGATGGCGGTGCCGGTGGAGTCGCCGATGCCGTCGAGCTCGGTGAGGGTGCCGGCGGCGGCCCGTCGGGCGATCTCGTCGTCGCCCAGCTCACGCACGATGTCGGCCGCCTTCTGGAAGGCCCGCACCTTCTGCGACGGCTGGAGGCCCCGGTCGAGCAGGTAGACGATGCGGTCGAGCGCCTCGGCCGGCGCCAGCGGCTCGGTCACGACGTCACCCCGGGCGCGGTGGTCAACCCGCCGATTCCCGAGTGTTCGCCGGCCGCACGGTCTGTCGGTCGACCGCTCCCACCGGCGACGAGGACCTCGGTCGCCGCACGGGTGGTCGGGCGAGCGGACGCACCGGCCCCTGCGGCCGCGCCGGCGGTCGG
Encoded here:
- a CDS encoding PHP domain-containing protein, translated to MAPAEALDRIVYLLDRGLQPSQKVRAFQKAADIVRELGDDEIARRAAAGTLTELDGIGDSTGTAIAEAAKGLVPEYQRKLEESTVVPLGAGRDIREALRGDCHLHSHWSDGGAPIADMAATAQALGHEYLVMTDHSPRLTVAHGLNRDRLLAQLDEIEALNAELAPFRILTGIEVDILEDGTLDQDEDLLARLDVVVASVHSKLRMEPQLMTQRMVLAMASPHTDILGHCTGRKVVGRGRPPSDFDAEIVFAACARFDKAVEINCRPERQDPPDDLLDLALEWGCKISIDTDAHAPGQLEWQNFGCDKAAAHDIAVDEIVNTWAADDLLAWTASHADA